In Numidum massiliense, a single genomic region encodes these proteins:
- a CDS encoding VOC family protein, producing the protein MRQIIPHIMIENCKEAVTYYHGLFGGEIKNVQLSDGIEMFKGQEGKYIHAELHVRVACQ; encoded by the coding sequence ATGCGACAAATCATCCCACACATCATGATCGAAAATTGCAAAGAAGCCGTAACGTATTATCACGGGTTATTTGGCGGGGAAATAAAAAATGTTCAACTGTCGGACGGCATAGAGATGTTTAAAGGACAGGAAGGTAAGTATATTCACGCCGAGTTGCATGTCCGAGTTGCATGTCAATGA
- a CDS encoding extracellular solute-binding protein — MIGNDVNSEWIVMSEKPSRATFRARLDYMVNTLRQEIISGQLKAGDYLPSELDLGEQFSLSKVSVRKGLDILVSEGLIEKQSRIGNMVKQVSEDERLTVRFGYYPSLIDEARIDELLEMFHARHPRIYVQTLPLPYDNYSEVVGGLLENDMLDVVTINYGDYDQVMEAYGSDCFALTESRQGVYTFLQQAFTDAKGKQRVIPFIFSPVILCYNLQHLAERGAETPDSSWTWRRLREEAAKLATETRQGFYFHFLSYNRWPIFLLQSGFAVTTDENGRRRIGRESIARLRAIRDTFSALDFPGILSESDYDIEALFAAEKVSLIMTTYFGLNQLTKNDVGFVYDISSLPYLTDPRTLLLVIGLAVNRRSRNQQAAKLLCDFLLSDEAQRYIRKHTLSLPAVKHVAEEVVAEDSEPHRFLMFRETIPSFKLHTDVQMTYRELGEIRDPFKLYWSGMEDEQTFCAKVEEILNRER, encoded by the coding sequence TACTTGCCGTCTGAGCTAGATTTGGGCGAGCAGTTTTCGCTGAGCAAAGTTTCAGTGCGTAAAGGACTGGACATTCTCGTCTCCGAAGGGTTGATTGAAAAACAGTCGCGTATCGGCAACATGGTCAAGCAGGTGAGTGAGGATGAACGGTTAACCGTGCGTTTCGGTTACTATCCGTCTTTAATCGACGAGGCGCGGATCGACGAGTTGCTGGAGATGTTTCACGCGCGACATCCGCGCATTTACGTGCAAACGCTACCGCTCCCGTACGACAATTACAGTGAAGTTGTCGGCGGCCTGTTAGAAAATGACATGCTCGATGTCGTGACGATCAACTACGGCGATTACGATCAAGTAATGGAAGCTTACGGCAGTGACTGTTTTGCACTTACCGAGTCACGGCAAGGAGTTTATACGTTTTTACAGCAAGCGTTTACCGATGCGAAAGGCAAGCAAAGGGTTATCCCGTTCATTTTTTCGCCAGTCATTCTTTGCTACAATTTACAGCACTTAGCGGAACGAGGCGCAGAAACGCCGGACAGTAGTTGGACGTGGCGCCGTTTGAGGGAAGAAGCGGCAAAACTAGCAACTGAAACGCGGCAAGGGTTTTATTTTCATTTTCTGTCGTACAACCGTTGGCCAATTTTTTTATTACAAAGTGGGTTTGCGGTGACGACCGATGAAAACGGTAGGCGGCGCATTGGGAGAGAATCAATCGCGCGGTTGCGCGCAATCCGCGATACGTTTTCCGCCCTCGACTTTCCAGGGATTTTGTCCGAAAGCGACTACGATATCGAGGCGCTGTTTGCCGCGGAAAAAGTGTCGCTCATCATGACGACTTATTTCGGGTTGAACCAGTTAACGAAAAATGACGTCGGGTTTGTATACGACATTTCGTCGCTTCCTTATTTGACTGATCCGCGCACGCTGCTGCTCGTCATCGGATTAGCCGTGAACAGAAGGAGTCGCAATCAACAAGCGGCAAAATTGTTGTGCGACTTTTTGCTGTCGGATGAAGCGCAACGTTACATTCGCAAACATACGTTAAGTTTGCCTGCAGTGAAGCATGTGGCAGAGGAAGTTGTCGCCGAAGACAGCGAGCCGCACCGCTTCCTCATGTTTCGCGAAACAATTCCGAGCTTTAAACTACACACCGACGTGCAGATGACGTACCGGGAACTGGGAGAGATTCGCGATCCGTTCAAGCTATATTGGTCGGGAATGGAAGATGAGCAAACGTTTTGCGCGAAAGTGGAAGAGATCTTAAATCGCGAACGCTAA
- a CDS encoding response regulator transcription factor: MKIKVLIADDNSFIREGLKIILNSFPEFEVVAAVGDGAEAVAYCKGNDVDIALLDVRMPHMNGVAATRLLTKETKVKPLILTTFDDDEYIVEAIQSGAKGYLLKNNDPERLRDAIKSVYNDHHVLQDVALEKIMRASGSAAGELAPTPMREPAKSAGASMLADPAADDRVNNGQTRRPDDARTTTQTQSTLTAPSTKIDRSLFTERELQIMAEIANGLTNKEISQKLFLSAGTTANYITSILNKTGLSHRTQIAIYYLTGEIRATETTEHER, from the coding sequence GTGAAAATAAAAGTGTTAATCGCCGACGACAATTCTTTCATCCGGGAAGGGTTAAAAATCATTTTAAACAGTTTCCCCGAATTCGAAGTTGTTGCTGCTGTCGGCGACGGGGCAGAGGCAGTCGCATACTGTAAGGGCAACGACGTAGACATTGCCTTGTTAGACGTGCGCATGCCACATATGAACGGCGTGGCAGCGACTCGCCTGCTAACGAAAGAGACAAAGGTAAAGCCACTCATTTTGACGACGTTTGACGATGACGAATACATCGTGGAGGCGATTCAGTCTGGCGCGAAAGGGTATTTGCTTAAAAATAACGATCCCGAGCGGTTACGGGACGCGATCAAAAGCGTGTACAACGATCATCACGTGCTGCAAGACGTCGCCCTGGAAAAAATTATGCGCGCCAGTGGTTCAGCAGCGGGTGAATTAGCTCCTACGCCCATGCGTGAACCAGCTAAATCAGCTGGTGCGTCAATGCTAGCAGATCCAGCGGCAGATGACAGGGTGAATAACGGGCAGACACGCCGCCCAGACGATGCGCGTACGACCACTCAGACCCAGTCTACTCTCACCGCTCCTTCGACAAAAATCGACCGCAGCCTATTCACCGAACGCGAGCTGCAAATTATGGCAGAGATCGCAAACGGCTTGACGAATAAAGAAATTTCACAGAAACTGTTCCTATCCGCCGGGACGACGGCCAATTATATCACATCAATCCTGAACAAGACGGGGCTATCGCATCGCACGCAAATCGCGATTTACTATTTGACGGGTGAAATTCGCGCTACCGAAACTACGGAACACGAACGATAG
- a CDS encoding ABC transporter ATP-binding protein — MNVLDIRHLTKTFGDFVAVDNLSLSIGEGEIFGFLGPNGAGKSTTINMIASLLRCTKGEIDLFGKNIARNSKFAKRNIGIVPQDIAIYEDMTAYENVSFFAGLYGLRGALLKERVAEALAFVDLTDKQKSFPKNFSGGMKRRLNIACAIAHRPKLIIMDEPTVGIDPQSRRYILNSVRQLNAMGSTIIYTSHYMEEVEEICTRIAIIDNGKIIAFGTKEQLKALIDDTKEIRIAVKTDEPFEAEALTQISGVVGVQKEEQALRIQSQAEVNNLNRIVQQLIRDGVEIRSVQEMAPNLETVFLTLTGRNLRD, encoded by the coding sequence GTGAACGTCCTCGACATTCGCCATCTTACGAAAACGTTTGGCGATTTTGTCGCCGTGGACAATTTGTCCCTTAGCATAGGGGAAGGTGAAATATTCGGCTTCCTCGGCCCGAACGGCGCGGGCAAAAGTACGACGATTAATATGATTGCCTCCTTATTGCGCTGCACAAAAGGGGAAATCGACCTGTTCGGGAAAAACATCGCCCGCAACAGCAAGTTTGCCAAAAGGAACATCGGCATCGTTCCGCAGGACATCGCTATTTACGAAGATATGACCGCCTATGAGAACGTCAGTTTTTTTGCCGGATTGTACGGGCTAAGAGGGGCTTTGCTCAAAGAACGGGTCGCTGAAGCGCTCGCTTTCGTCGACCTTACCGACAAGCAAAAAAGCTTTCCGAAAAACTTTTCCGGCGGCATGAAGCGACGTCTAAACATTGCCTGTGCCATTGCTCACCGACCCAAGTTAATCATTATGGACGAACCGACGGTCGGGATCGATCCGCAGTCGCGGCGTTACATTTTAAACTCAGTGCGTCAGTTAAACGCGATGGGCAGTACGATTATTTACACGAGCCACTATATGGAAGAAGTCGAAGAAATTTGTACGCGCATCGCGATTATCGATAACGGAAAGATCATCGCCTTTGGAACGAAGGAGCAGTTGAAGGCACTCATTGACGATACGAAGGAGATCCGCATCGCGGTGAAGACCGACGAACCGTTCGAGGCCGAGGCGTTAACTCAAATTAGCGGCGTCGTCGGTGTACAAAAAGAAGAGCAAGCGCTGCGCATCCAATCGCAGGCAGAAGTGAATAACTTAAACCGCATCGTCCAGCAACTAATCAGGGATGGCGTAGAAATACGTTCCGTCCAAGAGATGGCTCCCAATTTAGAGACGGTGTTCCTTACGTTGACGGGCCGAAACTTGCGCGATTGA
- a CDS encoding VOC family protein → MSELHVNEQCVLYFADIFQNNITKGNHIQLTLDLEDDAEITRLYASLAKDGEVKMELQDTFWNAKYGIVTDPYGVTWELNFSKQSHK, encoded by the coding sequence ATGTCCGAGTTGCATGTCAATGAACAATGTGTCCTATACTTTGCTGATATTTTCCAAAACAATATTACGAAAGGAAACCATATCCAGTTAACATTGGACCTAGAAGATGATGCGGAAATCACAAGGTTATACGCCTCACTCGCCAAAGATGGGGAAGTGAAGATGGAACTGCAAGATACTTTCTGGAATGCAAAATACGGTATTGTAACCGACCCATACGGCGTAACCTGGGAGCTAAACTTTTCCAAGCAATCTCATAAGTAA
- a CDS encoding LacI family DNA-binding transcriptional regulator: protein MANIKDIAKRAGVSVSTVSRVLNNHKYVSSEKRAAVQKAIAEMNYTPNKNAVDLIRGETRMIGVIIPYNNNQAFDQMLHGVLNKSVEMDYSVTVLPTKYDKQKELEYFSLLKNKLLDSIIITSRANNWEAIIPYTHYGTVIACEYTDHPEIGCAYVDRYASYVDAFQYLKNKGNQRVAFTTARGVESKSTLQAIAAYKKVFGELPPDYFIAGCYSLKDGYRAGKKLLHLKAQPMAVYANGDQVAGGIYQYATSINLKVPDDLAILGQENQQIGIGMGISTVNHQLIKVGERAFDLSTHKSQQKIEIPYTIIERSSV from the coding sequence ATGGCAAATATTAAGGATATAGCTAAAAGAGCTGGCGTGTCAGTTTCCACTGTGTCAAGAGTTTTAAACAACCACAAGTACGTATCTAGTGAGAAAAGAGCTGCCGTACAAAAAGCGATCGCTGAAATGAATTACACCCCTAACAAAAATGCCGTCGATTTAATTCGCGGCGAAACGAGAATGATCGGCGTCATCATCCCTTACAACAACAATCAAGCATTCGATCAAATGTTACACGGGGTGCTCAACAAATCTGTAGAAATGGACTACTCGGTGACGGTCCTCCCTACGAAATACGATAAACAGAAAGAGCTCGAGTATTTTTCACTGCTAAAAAATAAATTACTCGATAGCATCATCATAACTTCCAGAGCGAACAATTGGGAGGCCATCATACCGTACACGCATTACGGTACCGTCATTGCCTGTGAATATACGGATCATCCGGAAATAGGTTGCGCCTATGTCGATCGCTATGCCTCATACGTCGATGCGTTTCAATACCTTAAAAATAAAGGGAATCAAAGGGTTGCCTTTACTACGGCTAGAGGTGTTGAAAGTAAAAGCACGCTCCAAGCGATCGCAGCTTACAAAAAAGTGTTTGGGGAACTCCCTCCCGACTATTTTATCGCGGGTTGTTATTCTCTTAAGGATGGCTACCGTGCTGGGAAAAAGTTGTTACATCTAAAGGCGCAACCAATGGCCGTTTATGCTAACGGTGATCAAGTTGCCGGCGGCATTTATCAGTATGCTACATCGATCAACTTAAAAGTTCCGGACGATCTCGCGATCTTAGGACAAGAAAACCAACAGATCGGGATCGGTATGGGCATATCTACGGTCAATCACCAGTTAATTAAGGTCGGTGAACGAGCTTTCGATCTTTCCACACATAAATCGCAACAGAAGATTGAAATACCGTATACAATCATCGAGCGATCATCCGTTTAA
- a CDS encoding sensor histidine kinase, whose product MKWTMDLWTIANKAVVLVYVVATGYFLPTTDTAWFTLALLSYICLNTAIPIFKSSRLKVVLVVGSAAFVLACGYYLDALFFLLLAVHGYELAALLSGSSNGSGSSNSKKTALLLTLLPSILIPATLVPLYILTALLGFALHAAASTYEEKVARLTTENDQLQEDIYKLNKTVAENKAFLRQSTYTGKLEERHRLSQQIHDEVGHAMAGALIQMEAARRLLATDHDKASELLGNAIAISQDGLERIRLTLKNLKPRPEEIGINKLRLLVDELSANQDVTTTLTHSGNLDVITPLQWRIIQENAVEAVTNTLKYGRATAIHFEIEVLGRVIKAVVIDDGVGAAKVLKGLGIIGMEERAAAAGGTVIVDGSNGFSVTTLLPYDGA is encoded by the coding sequence ATGAAATGGACGATGGATCTTTGGACAATTGCCAACAAAGCGGTGGTGCTCGTTTACGTAGTTGCGACAGGCTATTTTCTTCCGACAACGGATACGGCGTGGTTTACGCTCGCTTTGCTCTCATACATATGCTTGAATACGGCCATTCCTATTTTTAAGTCTAGTCGCTTGAAAGTCGTGCTCGTCGTCGGGTCGGCAGCATTCGTTCTCGCGTGTGGCTACTATTTAGATGCGCTTTTTTTCCTCCTTCTCGCTGTACACGGGTATGAGCTGGCGGCACTCCTAAGCGGTAGTAGTAATGGCAGCGGTAGTAGTAATAGCAAAAAGACTGCCCTACTGTTAACACTTTTACCGAGTATACTCATTCCGGCCACTCTTGTACCCCTTTACATACTAACGGCACTACTCGGTTTCGCGCTGCACGCGGCTGCCAGTACGTACGAAGAAAAAGTGGCGCGACTGACGACTGAAAATGACCAGTTGCAAGAAGACATATACAAACTGAACAAAACAGTAGCCGAGAACAAGGCATTCCTTCGGCAGTCGACGTATACCGGTAAACTAGAGGAACGGCACCGGTTGTCACAGCAAATTCACGACGAGGTAGGACACGCGATGGCCGGCGCGCTAATTCAAATGGAAGCGGCGCGGCGACTGCTGGCGACTGACCACGACAAAGCGTCGGAGCTACTCGGCAACGCAATTGCCATTTCCCAGGACGGACTGGAACGCATTCGGTTAACGCTGAAAAACTTAAAACCGCGGCCGGAAGAAATCGGCATAAACAAACTACGCCTGCTCGTGGACGAGCTGTCAGCGAACCAGGACGTGACAACGACGTTGACCCACTCTGGAAATCTCGATGTCATAACGCCACTACAGTGGCGCATTATTCAAGAAAACGCCGTGGAGGCGGTTACGAACACGTTGAAGTACGGCAGAGCGACCGCCATTCATTTTGAGATTGAAGTACTTGGACGTGTTATTAAGGCGGTCGTTATCGACGACGGGGTCGGTGCGGCTAAAGTGTTGAAAGGGCTCGGCATCATCGGCATGGAAGAGCGAGCCGCAGCCGCAGGAGGCACTGTCATCGTCGACGGCTCGAATGGGTTTAGCGTAACGACGCTATTACCGTACGATGGCGCGTAG
- a CDS encoding histidinol-phosphatase: MDALQDIFDFHTHHERCGHAEGCIRDYIEAAIENGLAMIGISDHSPYFYSEEDQLYPHIAMAKSEFPRYVQEVLTLKEEYKEKIDVLLGVESDFFPEYWKLYRKEYAKYPFDYIIGSVHFVDGINIFKRDRWEGLTKRQQVETKDTYYHLIQQSAKCGLFQILGHIDAMKGFYPQFSAIQTDAIEQTLQVIAEENIAIEINTSGKTKDCGGWYPADDILERALHYGVDVTFGSDAHTPERVGDDFAQVQERLRAIGFKKWCFFKQKQKFYVLL, from the coding sequence ATGGACGCTTTACAAGACATTTTTGATTTTCACACGCATCACGAACGGTGTGGCCACGCCGAAGGGTGCATTCGCGACTACATCGAGGCCGCGATCGAGAACGGCCTCGCCATGATCGGTATTTCTGACCACTCCCCGTATTTTTATAGCGAGGAAGATCAGCTTTACCCGCACATCGCGATGGCCAAAAGCGAATTTCCGCGCTATGTGCAAGAAGTTTTAACACTAAAAGAAGAGTATAAGGAGAAGATTGACGTCCTACTAGGAGTCGAATCGGATTTCTTCCCCGAGTACTGGAAGCTATATCGCAAGGAGTACGCCAAGTACCCGTTTGACTACATCATTGGGTCGGTCCATTTTGTCGACGGGATTAACATTTTCAAGCGTGACCGCTGGGAGGGGCTGACGAAACGTCAACAAGTAGAAACGAAGGACACGTACTACCATCTCATTCAGCAGTCAGCTAAGTGTGGTCTGTTCCAAATTCTCGGCCATATCGATGCGATGAAAGGTTTTTATCCACAGTTTTCAGCGATTCAAACCGACGCGATTGAGCAGACGTTACAAGTGATCGCCGAAGAAAACATCGCCATTGAAATCAACACGTCCGGCAAAACGAAAGACTGTGGCGGTTGGTACCCTGCCGACGACATTTTGGAACGCGCGTTGCACTACGGAGTCGATGTGACCTTCGGGTCAGATGCGCACACGCCGGAAAGAGTCGGTGACGACTTCGCCCAAGTCCAAGAACGGTTGCGGGCGATTGGCTTTAAAAAGTGGTGCTTCTTCAAGCAAAAGCAGAAGTTTTACGTCCTGTTGTAA
- a CDS encoding phosphoenolpyruvate hydrolase family protein, which produces MITREDALTRLQQEVQAGRPIIGAGAGTGLSAKCAEAGSTDLIIIYNSGRYRMAGRGSLAGLLPYGDANAIVTEMAGEVLPVVKNTPVLAGVCGTDPFRLMPVFLKQLKEMGFTGVQNFPTVGLIDGNFRANLEETGMGYDLEVDMIHEAHRIGLLTAPYVFDEEQARKMAEAGADVLVPHMGLTTSGTIGAKTAMTLDEAVERVQAMHDAAKEVNPDIFVLCHGGPIATPDDACHVLKHTEGVVGFFGASSMERLPTEVAITENMRKFKSI; this is translated from the coding sequence ATGATCACAAGAGAAGACGCACTTACTCGGCTCCAGCAAGAAGTACAAGCCGGCCGCCCGATTATCGGCGCCGGGGCAGGAACGGGTCTGTCGGCCAAGTGTGCTGAGGCTGGCAGTACCGACTTGATCATCATTTATAACTCGGGGCGTTACCGGATGGCTGGGCGCGGTTCGCTCGCAGGGTTACTCCCTTATGGCGATGCAAACGCAATTGTTACCGAAATGGCGGGTGAAGTGTTGCCAGTCGTGAAAAATACACCTGTCCTTGCCGGCGTATGTGGCACAGATCCGTTTCGGCTCATGCCTGTTTTTTTGAAACAACTCAAGGAAATGGGCTTCACTGGCGTACAAAACTTTCCGACTGTTGGCCTCATCGACGGGAACTTTCGCGCCAATCTCGAAGAAACAGGGATGGGGTATGACTTAGAAGTCGACATGATTCACGAAGCCCATCGCATTGGACTGCTAACGGCGCCGTACGTTTTCGACGAAGAGCAAGCGCGAAAGATGGCTGAAGCAGGAGCAGATGTGCTCGTCCCGCACATGGGATTGACGACATCGGGAACGATCGGCGCCAAGACGGCCATGACGCTCGATGAGGCTGTGGAACGGGTGCAAGCGATGCATGACGCGGCGAAAGAAGTGAATCCCGACATTTTCGTCCTCTGTCACGGCGGACCGATTGCAACTCCCGACGATGCCTGCCACGTGCTTAAGCACACAGAGGGCGTTGTCGGATTTTTCGGCGCTTCGAGTATGGAACGTTTGCCGACGGAAGTGGCGATTACCGAGAACATGCGCAAATTCAAGTCGATTTAA
- a CDS encoding HAD family hydrolase produces MSYDAFIFDLDGTIIDSELIGLKTLQATLSEQGIDKSLDELRFSIGIPGLSTLEVLNVADIPTTLALWIRKQKPLMKEVPIFADMIEVIEQLPKTGIVTSQTGAELRCGFNLLKVDHHFQAIVCADDTERHKPNPEPLELGLKLLRCRADEAIYIGDSVYDLQCAQSAGVDFGLALWGAKTTDGFESADYIFETPRDILNLCSHEEHV; encoded by the coding sequence ATGTCGTATGATGCTTTTATTTTTGATTTAGACGGAACAATTATCGACTCTGAGCTCATCGGCCTAAAAACGTTGCAAGCCACTTTAAGTGAACAAGGTATCGACAAAAGTCTGGATGAACTCCGATTTTCCATAGGTATCCCCGGATTAAGTACATTGGAAGTATTAAATGTCGCCGATATTCCAACGACACTTGCCTTATGGATCCGGAAGCAAAAACCGCTAATGAAAGAAGTACCTATATTTGCCGATATGATCGAAGTGATCGAGCAGCTGCCCAAAACAGGGATTGTCACCTCGCAAACAGGAGCAGAATTACGGTGCGGCTTCAATTTATTAAAAGTCGATCATCACTTTCAAGCCATCGTTTGTGCCGACGACACCGAAAGGCATAAACCGAATCCAGAGCCGTTAGAACTCGGGTTAAAGTTGTTGCGATGTCGTGCTGACGAAGCTATTTATATTGGCGATTCTGTGTATGATTTGCAATGTGCGCAATCAGCTGGTGTCGATTTCGGGCTAGCGTTATGGGGCGCAAAAACGACAGACGGTTTTGAGAGCGCCGATTACATTTTTGAAACGCCTAGAGATATTCTTAATTTGTGTTCCCACGAGGAGCACGTATGA
- a CDS encoding ABC transporter permease, translating into MKDWLWLVGHSLRRIARKPQTWFINFGLPIVGVLLTMMIYGSAESPVLRVAIVNEDGNNDIVRDAIHFVRQLQDVEVSEQDEATMRADIAAGKKDVGIAFAPGFAKGVREGTPDGMTITSLKGIQVTAYVKAMLQNDVANVAAIGKATGDDRAAFDKLYTSYRNNSFKMDVAKLKDTSKLKAMTYQSIGFLITFMMISAFNQSELILEDKQGRTFLRLLSSPVSSKTYVLSNVTINSLVLLAQIVVTLLCMRYVFHIDVGVPFAQMVATLFLFALTSISLSLLVIAFANSSAASGAMNTFVVTPTCILSGCYFPIEIMPEPVLKIAHLFPQRWLLNTVNGLQQGGAYGSIALNLAILLAFAVAFALIAIYRFSYNNDTRQFV; encoded by the coding sequence ATGAAAGATTGGTTATGGCTCGTAGGCCACTCGCTTCGCCGCATCGCTCGTAAGCCGCAAACTTGGTTTATCAACTTCGGGTTGCCCATTGTCGGCGTGCTACTAACGATGATGATATACGGAAGTGCGGAAAGCCCCGTGCTCCGCGTAGCGATTGTCAACGAAGACGGCAACAACGATATCGTGCGAGATGCCATTCACTTCGTCCGGCAACTACAAGACGTTGAAGTGAGCGAGCAGGATGAAGCGACGATGCGCGCCGACATTGCGGCAGGGAAGAAAGATGTAGGGATTGCGTTCGCACCCGGTTTTGCGAAGGGGGTACGTGAAGGAACGCCTGACGGCATGACAATTACTTCTCTCAAGGGGATCCAAGTGACCGCGTACGTCAAAGCGATGCTGCAAAACGACGTGGCCAACGTCGCGGCGATCGGTAAGGCGACGGGAGACGACCGTGCCGCTTTTGATAAGCTGTATACATCTTATCGGAATAATAGTTTTAAAATGGATGTCGCTAAGCTGAAAGACACGTCTAAGTTGAAAGCAATGACATATCAATCAATCGGTTTTCTTATTACCTTTATGATGATTTCCGCCTTCAATCAGTCGGAGCTCATCTTAGAAGACAAACAAGGCCGCACCTTTTTACGCCTGTTGTCGTCGCCTGTGTCGTCTAAAACGTACGTTCTGTCTAACGTGACGATTAATTCCCTCGTCCTGTTAGCGCAAATTGTCGTGACACTGCTTTGCATGCGGTACGTCTTTCACATCGACGTTGGTGTTCCGTTTGCACAGATGGTGGCGACACTATTCCTATTCGCCCTGACGTCGATTAGCCTATCGCTACTCGTGATCGCCTTTGCTAATAGCAGTGCTGCTTCTGGCGCGATGAACACATTCGTCGTGACGCCAACTTGTATTTTGTCGGGCTGTTATTTTCCAATCGAAATCATGCCCGAACCGGTGCTAAAAATCGCACACCTTTTTCCGCAACGCTGGCTACTCAATACGGTCAATGGCTTGCAGCAGGGGGGAGCATACGGCAGTATCGCGTTAAATCTTGCGATTTTGCTCGCCTTCGCCGTCGCTTTCGCGCTCATCGCCATTTATCGCTTCAGCTACAACAACGACACGCGGCAGTTCGTGTGA
- a CDS encoding ABC transporter permease: MNVWRIAWKEIRSDLRDKRSFLFMLAFPIALMLILGTALTNAFENEVKLENVTLLYTDKTTDEQIAANWKGFIEEVQKHGIHFQKVSTGKDGQTRVRADRATGYAELTDRGITYYGSSKQTIESNIVQGMMSVFADKYSLAAAAAKEQPEVIPVLAAHATPSSDFIRETSLIADKSPGSLDYYAVVMSTMIALYAAFSGSALFERERSRRTAIRLSAAPIGQWEIFLGKVIGCTAINVCFVVTVVLFSKYIFKAEWGDHVGIVFFILVTEVLLAVSFGLGLSCLLGVTKANAAVFFFVQIASFLGGAYFPIGEFQGFMAMLTNMSPLRWTNQALMEVIYSSNLQVALPLVAWNIAISAAFLFLAAVILRRREAL, translated from the coding sequence GTGAATGTATGGCGCATCGCCTGGAAAGAAATCCGCAGTGACTTGCGGGATAAACGCTCGTTTTTATTCATGTTGGCCTTTCCGATCGCACTTATGCTCATTCTCGGGACCGCGCTAACGAATGCGTTTGAAAACGAGGTGAAGCTGGAAAACGTGACGCTACTTTACACGGATAAAACGACGGACGAACAGATTGCTGCAAACTGGAAAGGGTTTATCGAGGAGGTGCAGAAACACGGCATCCATTTCCAAAAAGTAAGCACTGGAAAGGACGGGCAAACTAGGGTACGTGCCGACCGTGCAACCGGATACGCCGAGTTAACCGATCGCGGGATCACCTATTACGGGAGTAGCAAACAAACGATTGAAAGTAACATCGTGCAAGGGATGATGTCGGTTTTTGCCGATAAATACTCATTAGCTGCGGCTGCAGCCAAAGAACAACCGGAAGTCATACCGGTTCTCGCGGCCCATGCGACACCGTCCAGCGATTTCATTCGCGAAACGTCGCTCATAGCGGACAAAAGTCCCGGTTCACTCGACTACTACGCAGTCGTCATGTCGACGATGATCGCCCTGTACGCCGCCTTCAGCGGTAGCGCGTTATTTGAACGGGAAAGGTCACGCCGAACCGCTATTCGTTTGTCCGCCGCGCCCATTGGACAGTGGGAAATATTTTTGGGCAAAGTGATTGGCTGCACGGCGATCAATGTGTGCTTTGTCGTTACCGTTGTCTTGTTTAGCAAATACATCTTTAAAGCTGAGTGGGGGGACCACGTCGGTATCGTGTTCTTCATCTTAGTAACAGAAGTGTTACTCGCGGTTAGTTTTGGGCTCGGACTCAGCTGTCTACTCGGAGTAACAAAAGCGAACGCGGCCGTCTTTTTTTTCGTACAAATCGCGTCGTTTCTCGGTGGCGCGTATTTTCCTATCGGCGAGTTCCAAGGGTTTATGGCAATGCTCACAAACATGTCGCCGTTGCGTTGGACGAATCAGGCGCTAATGGAAGTCATCTACTCGAGCAACTTGCAAGTTGCTCTGCCGCTCGTCGCCTGGAACATTGCCATCTCCGCGGCGTTTCTGTTCCTTGCCGCCGTCATTTTACGCAGAAGGGAGGCGTTGTAA